One Ricinus communis isolate WT05 ecotype wild-type chromosome 2, ASM1957865v1, whole genome shotgun sequence DNA segment encodes these proteins:
- the LOC8278912 gene encoding patatin-like protein 2, which produces MEGTYAPLQAPTYGNLVTILSIDGGGIRGIIPGTILSFLESELQKLDGEDARIADYFDVITGTSTGGLVTAMLASPNEKNRPVFAAKDIKDFYLNECPKIFPQHCWQPQVSKVIKAIAGPKYDGKYLHNLVKEKLGNTRLNQTLTNIVIPTFDVKKLQPTIFSSFQVKNNPSINALLSDICISTSAAPTYLPAHYFEIKEEKTEKVRKFNLIDGGVAANNPTLVAMGEVTKEIIKGSQDFFPIKPMDYGRFLVISLGTGAPKAEEKYSADDAAKWGVLGWLTASGSTPLVDVFTHASADMVDLHISVLFQALHSERNYLRIQDDTLSETVASVDVATKKNLNDLAKIGEGLLKKPVSRVNLETGIFELVNEETNEEALIRFAKQLSEERRLRHAKSPHGQAPKPK; this is translated from the exons ATGGAAGGAACGTATGCCCCACTTCAAGCTCCAACTTATGGAAATCTGGTTACTATCCTCAGCATTGACGGGGGTGGAATAAGAGGCATTATCCCCGGAACCATCCTTAGCTTTCTTGAATCTGAACTTCAG AAACTGGACGGTGAGGATGCAAGAATCGCAGACTATTTCGACGTGATCACAGGGACAAGCACAGGTGGTCTAGTGACCGCCATGCTTGCTAGCCCAAATGAGAAGAATCGTCCGGTTTTTGCTGCAAAGGATATCAAGGACTTTTACCTTAATGAGTGCCCTAAGATCTTCCCTCAACACTGTTGGCAACCTCAAGTGTCAAAAGTGATAAAAGCTATAGCAGGACCAAAATACGATGGGAAATATCTGCATAACCTTGTTAAGGAAAAACTAGGAAATACAAGATTGAACCAGACATTGACTAATATTGTCATCCCAACTTTTGATGTCAAAAAACTCCAACCTACTATCTTTTCCAGCTTTCAG GTTAAGAATAATCCATCTATAAATGCTCTGCTTTCGGATATATGCATTTCAACTTCAGCTGCACCAACTTATCTTCCAGCTcattattttgaaatcaaaGAAGAGAAGACAGAAAAAGTGAGAAAGTTCAACCTTATTGATGGTGGTGTTGCTGCAAATAATCCG ACTTTGGTTGCTATGGGAGAAGTGACAAAGGAAATAATCAAGGGAAGCCAAGACTTCTTTCCTATAAAGCCGATGGACTATGGTAGATTTCTAGTCATATCCTTAGGTACTGGGGCACCAAAAGctgaagaaaaatatagtgCTGACGATGCTGCAAAATGGGGTGTATTGGGTTGGTTAACAGCCAGCGGTTCCACACCTTTAGTCGATGTATTTACTCATGCTAGTGCTGACATGGTAGATTTGCACATTTCTGTACTTTTTCAAGCCCTTCACTCTGAAAGAAACTATCTCAGAATTCAG GATGATACATTAAGTGAGACAGTTGCCTCTGTGGATGTAGCTACAAAAAAGAACTTAAATGATCTTGCGAAAATTGGTGAAGGGCTATTAAAGAAACCAGTTTCAAGGGTAAATCTAGAGACTGGAATATTTGAGCTTGTGAATGAGGAGACAAATGAAGAAGCTcttataaggtttgccaaacaGCTCTCTGAAGAAAGGCGACTTCGCCATGCTAAGTCACCTCATGGACAAGCTCCAAAACCAAAATGA
- the LOC8278911 gene encoding patatin-like protein 2, protein MEGTQQILPPLQPPTYGNVVTILSIDGGGIRGLIPTTILSFLESELQKLDGEEARIADYFDVIAGTSTGGLVTAMLTAPDENNRPLFAAKDIKDFYLNHCPKIFPQPKWPLFSQVKKVVKGISGPKYNGKYLHGLVREKLGKRRLHETLTNIVIPTFDIKQLQPTIFSSYEVKKQPSLDALLSDICISTSAAPTYLPAHYFETKEKQTGKVREFNLIDGGVAANNPALVAIGEVTKEILGGNSDFFPIKPMDYGRFLVISIGTGSPKAARKYNAIKASKWGVLGWLNSGGSTPLVDVFTQASSDMVDYHLSAVFQALHSEQHYLRIQDDTLNGKESSVDIATKSNLKNLVKIGERLLKKPVSRVNLETGRFEPIDQGTNEEALERFARILSEEKRLRHVRSPHGRLFVNSK, encoded by the exons ATGGAAGGAACACAACAAATTCTCCCACCCTTGCAACCTCCAACTTATGGAAACGTAGTCACCATTCTCAGCATTGATGGAGGCGGAATAAGAGGTCTTATCCCTACAACGATCTTAAGTTTTTTAGAATCTGAACTTCAG AAGCTAGATGGTGAGGAAGCAAGAATTGCGGATTACTTTGATGTGATTGCAGGAACAAGTACAGGCGGTCTTGTGACTGCCATGCTAACTGCCCCCGATGAAAATAATCGACCCCTTTTTGCTGCCAAGGATATCAAAGACTTCTACTTAAATCACTGCCCTAAAATATTCCCACAACCCAA ATGGCCATTATTTAGTCAAGTTAAAAAGGTGGTGAAAGGAATATCAGGACCAAAATACAACGGTAAGTATCTGCATGGTCTTGTTAGGGAAAAACTAGGAAAGAGAAGATTACATGAGACACTGACAAACATTGTCATTCCGACATTCGACATCAAGCAACTCCAGCCAACTATCTTTTCTAGCTACGAG GTTAAGAAACAGCCTAGCTTAGATGCTCTACTCTCCGATATATGCATTTCAACATCGGCAGCGCCAACTTATCTCCCAGCCCATTATTTTGAAACCAAAGAAAAGCAAACAGGGAAAGTTAGAGAATTCAATCTTATAGACGGTGGTGTTGCTGCAAATAATCCG GCTTTAGTTGCTATAGGTGAAGTGACAAAGGAAATACTTGGAGGAAATTCCGACTTCTTTCCTATAAAGCCAATGGATTATGGGCGGTTTCTGGTTATATCGATAGGAACTGGCTCACCAAAAGCTGCTAGGAAATATAATGCAATTAAAGCATCAAAATGGGGTGTTCTTGGTTGGCTAAACAGTGGTGGTTCTACACCATTGGTTGACGTGTTCACTCAAGCAAGTTCAGATATGGTTGACTATCACCTGTCTGCAGTTTTTCAAGCCCTGCACTCTGAACAGCACTACCTTCGCATTCAG GATGATACATTAAATGGAAAAGAATCTTCTGTTGATATTGCGACGAAgtcaaatttgaaaaatcttgTGAAGATTGGCGAAAGACTATTAAAAAAGCCCGTTTCCAGAGTTAACTTGGAGACCGGCAGGTTCGAGCCAATTGATCAAGGGACTAATGAAGAAGCTCTTGAAag GTTTGCAAGAATACTTTCTGAAGAAAAGCGGCTTCGCCATGTTAGATCACCCCATGGACGACTTTTCGTAAATTCCAAATAA